A genomic segment from Patescibacteria group bacterium encodes:
- a CDS encoding V-type ATP synthase subunit K, producing the protein MTIGLALAILGAALAVILAGIGSILGVGKAGQTGAGLISEEPEKFGKVLLLQALPGTQGIYGFLAAIMVLQKIGLLGGEVVELTNAMGWQILAACLPIALAGLFSGLFQGKVSVAGMNVVAKQPGDAGKAIILSAMVETYAVLGLLATILLVNGIKIT; encoded by the coding sequence ATGACTATTGGACTTGCATTAGCAATTCTCGGCGCGGCTTTGGCCGTTATATTGGCCGGCATTGGCTCGATTTTAGGTGTAGGAAAGGCCGGCCAAACCGGAGCTGGCTTAATTAGCGAGGAGCCGGAAAAATTTGGTAAAGTGCTCCTGCTCCAAGCTCTACCCGGTACCCAGGGTATTTATGGTTTTCTGGCTGCGATTATGGTTTTGCAAAAAATCGGTCTTTTGGGGGGCGAGGTTGTGGAACTCACCAATGCCATGGGCTGGCAAATATTAGCTGCTTGCTTACCCATTGCTTTGGCTGGCCTTTTCTCCGGACTTTTCCAGGGAAAGGTTTCTGTTGCTGGCATGAATGTGGTCGCTAAACAACCGGGTGACGCTGGCAAGGCGATTATTTTATCGGCAATGGTGGAGACTTACGCGGTGCTTGGGTTGTTGGCCACGATTCTTTTGGTGAATGGGATTAAAATTACTTAA